The following are encoded together in the Planctobacterium marinum genome:
- the flgJ gene encoding flagellar assembly peptidoglycan hydrolase FlgJ, which translates to MDSMNHVQTQMQQARNAYDVQSLDALRQGAQKNDKQALEETAKHFEAIFVQMMLKSMRAAEDVLADENSPFNSQEVKFYRDMHDQQLATNMSASGSVGLAEVIVQQLDPQRSNVMPANLLRNDGNLSTINDFSRAKVSMAQNRGLAESSAELLQGPQKKPGFESPEEFVRNLLPIAQQAAEKIGLDPKAMVAQAAVETGWGQYLIHSGDGQNSHNLFGVKASRGWQGEKNYIDTLEFEGGTAQKTKAPFRAYGSFEESMNDYVNFLQASPRYQQALQRTDDPATYFNELQKSGYATDPAYADKVMSVYNSERLSAESNKLNTMRSAL; encoded by the coding sequence ATGGACTCCATGAATCACGTTCAAACCCAGATGCAGCAAGCGCGCAATGCTTATGATGTACAGAGCTTAGATGCGTTGCGCCAAGGGGCCCAGAAAAATGATAAACAAGCACTGGAGGAAACGGCCAAACACTTCGAAGCGATTTTCGTTCAAATGATGCTTAAATCTATGCGTGCTGCAGAAGATGTATTGGCCGATGAGAATAGCCCTTTTAATTCACAAGAAGTGAAGTTTTATCGCGATATGCACGATCAACAGTTGGCCACCAATATGTCAGCTTCCGGCAGTGTTGGTTTAGCTGAGGTGATAGTGCAACAACTGGATCCGCAGCGCAGTAATGTGATGCCGGCAAATCTTCTGCGCAACGACGGCAACCTCTCGACAATAAATGATTTTAGTCGGGCTAAAGTGAGCATGGCTCAGAATCGCGGTTTAGCGGAATCTTCCGCAGAATTATTACAAGGACCGCAGAAAAAACCCGGATTCGAATCACCAGAAGAGTTTGTGCGAAATCTGTTACCGATTGCGCAGCAAGCGGCTGAAAAGATTGGACTGGATCCCAAAGCGATGGTGGCTCAGGCCGCTGTAGAAACGGGGTGGGGACAATATCTAATCCATTCTGGTGATGGTCAAAACTCACATAATCTCTTTGGCGTTAAAGCCAGTCGCGGTTGGCAAGGTGAAAAAAACTACATTGATACTTTAGAGTTTGAAGGAGGCACTGCTCAAAAAACCAAAGCGCCTTTCAGGGCCTATGGATCCTTCGAAGAGTCAATGAATGATTACGTTAACTTTCTGCAAGCCAGCCCTCGCTACCAACAGGCTCTGCAACGAACTGATGACCCTGCAACTTATTTCAACGAGTTACAGAAGTCTGGCTATGCAACTGATCCAGCCTATGCCGATAAAGTTATGTCAGTATACAACAGTGAACGCTTGAGCGCTGAGAGTAACAAGCTTAATACCATGAGGTCAGCGTTATGA
- a CDS encoding flagellar basal body P-ring protein FlgI, with protein MNLLKMFFVLTVMLMSSVTYAQKIKDAVSISGVRSNQLIGYGLVVGLPGTGEQSPFTEQSFRAMLSNFGIALASNVSPKISNVAAVAVHADLPAFAKPGQKIDITVSSIGESESLRGGTLMQTFLKGMDGKVYAVAQGSLVVSGFGAEGADGSRIISNTPTVGRIPNGAVVERSVPSGLMNGDYLTLNLNYPDFSTAKTLADTINARLGADPDKGYVIATPIDAASVRVSAPRDVGARVGFLATIENFEFEPADAPARIVINSRTGTIVIGEDVRLKPAAITHGGLTVTIAETQTVSQPNQFAEGDTTVTQQSIVDVNLDDTRMFKFDPGVSLDNLVRAVNEVGAAPGDLMAILEALREAGALQGELVII; from the coding sequence CTGATGAGTAGTGTTACCTACGCGCAAAAAATAAAAGATGCTGTATCAATCTCTGGAGTCAGAAGCAATCAGCTTATTGGTTATGGTCTGGTGGTGGGTTTACCAGGTACTGGAGAGCAAAGCCCCTTTACAGAGCAGAGTTTCCGAGCAATGTTATCCAATTTTGGGATTGCTCTTGCCAGCAACGTTAGTCCAAAAATTTCCAATGTTGCCGCTGTTGCGGTGCACGCTGATTTACCGGCTTTTGCCAAGCCAGGTCAAAAGATTGACATCACCGTTTCTTCCATTGGTGAGTCTGAAAGTTTACGCGGCGGTACACTTATGCAAACCTTCCTCAAAGGGATGGATGGCAAAGTATACGCTGTAGCACAAGGCAGTTTAGTAGTCAGCGGTTTTGGTGCTGAAGGCGCCGATGGTTCTCGTATTATCTCCAATACACCGACAGTTGGACGCATTCCAAATGGTGCCGTAGTGGAACGTTCTGTACCTAGCGGTCTTATGAATGGAGATTATTTAACACTCAATCTTAATTATCCTGATTTTTCTACAGCTAAGACCTTGGCGGATACCATTAATGCGCGCTTGGGTGCAGATCCAGATAAAGGTTACGTTATCGCCACCCCCATAGATGCAGCTTCAGTGCGGGTATCTGCTCCAAGAGACGTAGGGGCCCGCGTAGGTTTTTTAGCAACTATTGAAAACTTTGAATTTGAGCCCGCGGATGCACCAGCACGCATAGTGATTAATAGTCGTACCGGCACAATCGTGATAGGAGAAGATGTGCGCTTAAAACCTGCTGCTATTACCCACGGTGGTCTGACGGTAACTATTGCTGAAACGCAGACTGTGTCGCAACCTAATCAATTTGCCGAAGGTGATACCACGGTTACGCAACAGTCAATCGTTGACGTTAACCTGGACGATACCCGTATGTTTAAATTTGACCCCGGTGTTAGCTTGGATAACCTGGTTCGTGCTGTAAATGAAGTTGGGGCGGCTCCGGGTGATCTAATGGCCATTTTGGAAGCTCTGCGTGAAGCCGGCGCTCTCCAGGGTGAACTGGTTATTATTTAG